A segment of the Patescibacteria group bacterium genome:
GGTTCGATTACCACCTGCGCCCAAACGTTCCCAGAGGGCGAAAGTTACCAATACGCCTATGCTCGTATCTGGGAGCAAGTCCCGAAGGACGGGATAATGCTCCGTCCGATCAACAAGATCGTGCCGGCAACAACAACCACGCGGGGACCGAACACGGGCCGCCTGCAGGTGCGTGAGTTCTTCGACGGACCGATTGAGCAGGTAGATTTAGCCGTTGCAACGGGAACTGATCGCGGAGGATTGGTTTCCGTGAACGGATTCTCCCGCATTCCGCGATTCGAGCGGTGCGACATCGGTCTGTTTAAGGACATGCAGACCAATCCACAAACGGCACTCAACCTGGTAACGGGAAAGCGAGTGCCCTACGTGGGTCAGAGCGAGTTACAGCATGGATTCGTCACCCGTGCACTTGCCACACCATTCGAGGTTGCTCATCAAGGGGTTCCCTACCTCTACGATGACGGATTGATTAGCATTTCAAAGGGCGAAGCATCGGTTGATCTACCAGCTGCTGGAAATCAACCTGCCCAAACGGTTTCGCTCACTGTCGGTGTAGCATTCGCTCCCGGCATTCGATAATGCCCACCACGTAACAGTGGTTTTTTTATACTAAAATGAGATACTAACCAGTATTACATCATCTCAATGTTTTCTACTCCGCAAAAATACCTAAAAAAAATTCCAGCTGAACTCTGGTACATTCTGAAGCTATTTATTTTCTCACGAATTATTCTAAGTGTTCTTGGTTTTATTGCAGTAAAAACACTTACTATTCCGGAAGCAGCTTGGCGTTCAGAATATACGAGCAACGCACTTCTTAAAATTTGGGCAGTATGGGATAGCAAATGGTATTTGGATATTGCTCAACATGGGTATTCTGCAGTACTTCCTTTTAATTCATATCTAGAATCAAACTATGCGTTCTTCCCTCTCTACTCTCTCTGTATCAAATTAGTATCTTTCCTAACTCAAAATATTTTCATTGCCGGATTAGTAGTTTCAAATGTCTGTTTTATTGCAGCCGCATGGGTTTTTTATAAACTCATAAAATTAGATTATTCAGAACAAGTTACAAAGAGATCTTTAAAATATTTATTTTTACTTCCAGCTGCATTTGTATTTTCTGGAATATTTGCAGAATCACTTTTTCTTCTTTTAGCATTACTCTGTTTTTATAATGCGCGAAAAAACAAGTGGCTTTGGGTTGGAATCTTTGGAATCCTTTTGGGACTTACAAAACCTTTTGCAATACTAATTATTCCTGCACTTATTATTATCTATGGAAAACAAATTAAGCTTTCTGCATTAGCTCTATTCTCTCCTCTCATTGGAATAGTGCTTTATGGCTTTTACACTCTTAAAGAAGTTGGTGACTTCTTTGCTTATTCACATTTACAACAGCACTCATGGGGGCATTCATATAGTGATCCTCTTACTACCGCATTTGTAGCACTCATAAAAGGGAACATCCATGACAAGATATCCTTACTATTTGTAGCTCTTGCTATTGCATTATGTGTATTTAGCTACAAAAAAATAAAGCTCGAATATTTTGTGTTTACTGTGCTTTTATTATTATTTAACCCATTAACAGGAACATTCGCAGGATCGTTGCGCTACATGATAGTAGGATTCCCTCTTGCCCTTATGCTTGCAGTCAGCTCAGAAGAATTAGAAAAACATGAATTTCTCGCTATAGCTTTAGCTCTCCTTCAAGGAGGTCTTATGATACTATGGGTGCATAGTATTTGGTTGCTCGTGTAATATTTACTTCATAGAACAAACTATATGCAAGAGAAAAAAAGAGTTGGAGCTGGTTTTGGAGTCATTATTTTAAATAAAGACGGAAAAATTTTGCTCGGCAAACGACATCCTGATCCAGATAAAGCAGACTCTGCATTTAGAAGCGCTGGTGAGTGGTCACTTCCTGGTGGCAAACTTGATTGGGGTGAATCATTTGAAACTGGTGCCATTCGTGAAGTTAAAGAAGAAACTGACATTGATATTACAAATCCCGAAGTGATTTCTGTGCACAATTGCCGTAATGAGCATGCCCACTTTATGACCGTAGGACTCATAGCACGAGAATGGACTGGTGAAGCAAAAGTTATGGAGCCTGATGAAATGGTAGAATGGGGCTGGTTTGATCTTTCAGATTTACCGCAACCACGATACTTCCCTAGTTTTATGGTCATAGAAAATTATCTTCAAAAAAAGTTTTATATTAAACAAGATTAAGCACAAAATTACGTAATGAAAATTCTCGGCATTGAAACAAGTTGTGATGAAACAGCAGTCTGCATTATAGAAGCAGATGGTCGTTTGGATGCACCTCAATTCACTATTAAAGGTGATGCTCTTTTTTCGCAAGCAAAAATGCATGCAGAATTTGGCGGCGTGTATCCTACATTGGCAAAACGCGAACATGCAAAAAATTTAGTTCCACTTTTGAAAAAGGCTCTTGAAGATGCAAAGCTCGCACTTCCAGCTCCTATACTTCTTGATCCTGAATTTGAAACAAAGCTTCAAACAATGCTAGAACGAGAGACTGGTTTATACGATGCGGTAAAAGAATTGATTACAACCTATCAAAAACCACCTATTGATCTTATTGCTGTTACAACAGGTCCGGGATTAGAACCAGCACTTTGGGTTGGTATCGCTTTTGCAAAGGCACTAAGCCTTGCATGGAATATCCCACTTCGAGCTACCAATCACATGGAAGGACATATTGTCTCACCACTTTTAGAACCAAAAACTAAAGTAGAATTCCCCGCTGTCGCATTACTTATTTCTGGAGGTCATACTGAGCTTGTAGCGGCACGCGGTTGGATGGATTATATGATCCTAGGAAAAACACGAGACGATGCTGTGGGAGAAGCATTTGATAAGACCGCACGACTTCTCAATTTGCCGTATCCTGGAGGTCCGGAAATTTCTCGACTAGCACAAGAAGGACGCCTACGAAAAATAAAACCCCAATGGCCACTTCCACGACCTATGATTAGTACAGACAATTTAGATTTCTCTTTTTCAGGAATAAAAACTGCAGTTCTCTATCTCACTCAGAAACTTCATAGTATGCCTGAGTACTCATATTCATCAGATCTTAGCCCAGAAATTAAAATGGAAATTGCTTTAGAATTTGAAAATGCAGTAACTGATGTGCTTATTGCAAAAGCTCGAACAGTACTCAACACATATGAAGTTAAAACACTTATCCTTGGAGGAGGCGTGGTAGCTAACTCTTTTATTCGTGAATCATTTAAGAATTTAGTAAAAGAATTTCCTGAAACAAAACTTTTGATTCCAAATATTACCCATGCAACTGATAATGCGCTTATGATCGCTGCTGCAGGATATTTAAACTATCTCAAAAACGGACCTACAACTGAAGAACTTAAAGCTGAAGGAAATTTAAGTTTGTAAGCCTCAGTCTCTAGAATTATAGCCCTGCTTCTGCTATACTCACTTTTATGAACGACAAGTTTTTACAGCCCTACAATCCTCAGGAAACCGAGGACCGAATTTATAAAAAATGGGAAGATTCAGGATATTTTAATCCCGATAATTTGCCAGGTGATCGAAAGGAGACATTTACTGTTGTGCTCCCTCCTCCAAACGTAACCGGAGTGCTACATATTGGTCATGCCTATGAAGACACGCTTCAAGATGCAGTAATTCGATTTCAGAGAATGCGAGGTAAAAAAGCATTGTGGATTCCTGGTACTGACTCTGCTGCAATTGCGACTCAAGCACGAGTGGAAAAAAACATTCAAAAAGACGAAGGTAAATCTCGTCATGATCTTGGTCGTGAAGAACTAGTAAAAAGAGTTAATGAATTTGCCAAGCAAAGTGAAAACACTATCTTAAGCCAGGTACGGAAAATGGGATCATCACTTGATTGGTCTCGCTATGCATATACTCTTGATGAAAAGCGAAACAAATCGGTAATGACTGCATTTGTAAACATGTACAATGCTGGACTAATTTATCAAGGAGGACGAATTGTAAACTGGGATCCAAAAGGCCAGACAACTATTTCAGATGATGAAATTGTGTATCAGGAAGAAAAAACGAAATTCTATCATTTTAAGTATGGACCTTTTGAAATAGGTACCGCACGACCTGAAACAAAGTTTGGAGACAAATATGTAGTGATGCATCCTGATGATACTCGCTATGCAAACTATATTCATGGACAGAAAATAGATCTTGAGTGGATCAACGGGCCTATAACAGCAACTATTATCAAAGATACTGCAATTGATATGGAATTTGGTACTGGAGTTATGACAATTACTCCTTGGCATAGTGCTGTCGACTTTGAAATCGCTGAACGACACAATTTAGATAAAGAGCAGATTATTGATAAGTACGGAAAACTACTTACAACAGAAACCATTGGTGAATTTGGTGGCATAAAAATTACCGAAGCTCGACAAAAAATTGTCGAAAAGCTTCGAGCAAAAGGTTTGGTTACTAAAGAAGAAGATTATGTCCACAATATAGCGACATCAGAACGAACAGGTGCAACTATTGAACCTCAAATCATGAAACAATGGTGGGTTGGTGTTGATAAAGAATTTACACAACACGGAAAGACAACTACGCTTAAGGAAATAATGCGTAAAGCAGTTGAAAGTGGTGAAGTTTCAATGCCTCAAGAACGATTTAGCAAATCATACTTCCATTGGATAAATAATCTTCACGACTGGTGTATCTCTCGACAAATTTGGTTTGGACATAGAATTCCAGTTTGGTATAAAAATTCAGAGATCTATTGTGGACTTGAAGCACCTCAAGGAGATGGCTGGGAACAAGAAGCAGATGTACTTGATACATGGTTCTCTTCTGCTCT
Coding sequences within it:
- a CDS encoding NUDIX domain-containing protein; this encodes MQEKKRVGAGFGVIILNKDGKILLGKRHPDPDKADSAFRSAGEWSLPGGKLDWGESFETGAIREVKEETDIDITNPEVISVHNCRNEHAHFMTVGLIAREWTGEAKVMEPDEMVEWGWFDLSDLPQPRYFPSFMVIENYLQKKFYIKQD
- the tsaD gene encoding tRNA (adenosine(37)-N6)-threonylcarbamoyltransferase complex transferase subunit TsaD gives rise to the protein MKILGIETSCDETAVCIIEADGRLDAPQFTIKGDALFSQAKMHAEFGGVYPTLAKREHAKNLVPLLKKALEDAKLALPAPILLDPEFETKLQTMLERETGLYDAVKELITTYQKPPIDLIAVTTGPGLEPALWVGIAFAKALSLAWNIPLRATNHMEGHIVSPLLEPKTKVEFPAVALLISGGHTELVAARGWMDYMILGKTRDDAVGEAFDKTARLLNLPYPGGPEISRLAQEGRLRKIKPQWPLPRPMISTDNLDFSFSGIKTAVLYLTQKLHSMPEYSYSSDLSPEIKMEIALEFENAVTDVLIAKARTVLNTYEVKTLILGGGVVANSFIRESFKNLVKEFPETKLLIPNITHATDNALMIAAAGYLNYLKNGPTTEELKAEGNLSL
- a CDS encoding valine--tRNA ligase; the protein is MNDKFLQPYNPQETEDRIYKKWEDSGYFNPDNLPGDRKETFTVVLPPPNVTGVLHIGHAYEDTLQDAVIRFQRMRGKKALWIPGTDSAAIATQARVEKNIQKDEGKSRHDLGREELVKRVNEFAKQSENTILSQVRKMGSSLDWSRYAYTLDEKRNKSVMTAFVNMYNAGLIYQGGRIVNWDPKGQTTISDDEIVYQEEKTKFYHFKYGPFEIGTARPETKFGDKYVVMHPDDTRYANYIHGQKIDLEWINGPITATIIKDTAIDMEFGTGVMTITPWHSAVDFEIAERHNLDKEQIIDKYGKLLTTETIGEFGGIKITEARQKIVEKLRAKGLVTKEEDYVHNIATSERTGATIEPQIMKQWWVGVDKEFTQHGKTTTLKEIMRKAVESGEVSMPQERFSKSYFHWINNLHDWCISRQIWFGHRIPVWYKNSEIYCGLEAPQGDGWEQEADVLDTWFSSALWTFSTLGWPEKTKDLETFHPTAFMSPAYEILNLWVSRMIMMSGFHLNQVPFKTVLIHGLVRDKQGRKFSKSLNNGVDPLDMVAKYGADALRMGLMVGTAIGNDIQFDESKVKGYKNFANKLWNITRFILTSDPKETSDALLPIDQAHLDALNIVIADVTKDFEEYRLYMAAEKIYHYIWDELADKIIEESKPILAGEDAVAKTSRQNLLLRLLKINVKALHPFMPFVTEEIWSMLPNTDTMLMIEDWPV